Proteins encoded together in one Candidatus Nitrosocaldus cavascurensis window:
- a CDS encoding flagellin — protein MVSAVFTESILLIASITIAAIFASTVISKSTIIQSFFATQTQMQREIALTSIKIIYVNANGTTVKAWVKNTGMYSISNLDTVDVYFGEVNALQRIPYNSASAPKWVYDDTDTWNPKQTKELTITLSSAIQSNKTYMLKIALPNGITDEYIFST, from the coding sequence ATGGTCTCTGCTGTATTCACTGAGAGCATACTACTTATAGCATCTATAACCATAGCAGCAATATTTGCAAGTACAGTTATAAGCAAGAGCACAATTATCCAATCATTCTTTGCTACACAGACACAGATGCAAAGAGAGATTGCTCTAACAAGCATTAAGATAATATATGTTAATGCTAATGGCACTACTGTAAAGGCATGGGTTAAGAATACTGGAATGTATAGTATATCTAACCTTGATACAGTTGATGTGTACTTTGGGGAAGTTAATGCATTACAAAGGATACCATACAATTCAGCAAGTGCTCCAAAATGGGTTTATGATGATACTGATACATGGAATCCCAAACAGACAAAGGAACTTACAATAACTCTAAGTAGTGCAATACAATCAAACAAGACGTATATGTTGAAGATAGCATTGCCAAATGGTATAACTGATGAGTACATATTCTCAACCTGA
- a CDS encoding ATPase domain-containing protein, whose protein sequence is MNWIMVKIISTTNEEIDRQLGGGLPLPSLILIEGEHGSGKSVIAALFTYGMLAAGMRVLMISENNIREYIDKMKAITYNFSIPFLKRRLIMLPLHVYGAKWSREYAKYLLPIISRYINANADKFDAVVIDSISLLTMYAEEEAILDFITRCKNLVTNGISIVLTAHPSSMNENIGSKLRSASDCYIRLKSVNVAGRDVKSVEIVKILGSMGQVNSQFSAEVSSVFGLKIVPIAMANA, encoded by the coding sequence GTGAACTGGATAATGGTAAAGATAATCTCAACAACCAATGAAGAGATAGATAGACAGTTGGGAGGAGGACTGCCATTACCCTCTCTCATACTTATAGAGGGGGAGCATGGGTCTGGAAAGAGTGTTATTGCAGCACTATTCACATATGGTATGCTTGCAGCAGGTATGAGAGTTCTTATGATAAGTGAGAATAATATAAGAGAGTACATAGATAAGATGAAGGCTATAACCTATAACTTCTCAATACCCTTTCTTAAGAGAAGGTTGATAATGCTTCCTCTACATGTATATGGTGCAAAGTGGTCTAGAGAATATGCAAAGTACCTACTCCCAATAATAAGCAGATATATAAATGCTAATGCAGACAAGTTCGATGCTGTAGTCATAGATTCAATCTCATTACTAACAATGTATGCTGAGGAAGAAGCAATATTGGACTTCATAACAAGATGCAAGAATCTGGTTACAAATGGTATAAGCATAGTGCTTACAGCACATCCATCGTCAATGAATGAGAATATAGGATCCAAGTTGAGATCTGCATCTGACTGCTATATAAGACTCAAATCGGTTAATGTTGCTGGGAGAGATGTTAAATCAGTTGAGATAGTCAAGATTCTAGGTTCTATGGGACAGGTTAATTCACAGTTCAGTGCTGAGGTTAGCAGCGTATTTGGTCTTAAGATAGTACCAATAGCGATGGCTAATGCATAA
- a CDS encoding archaellin/type IV pilin N-terminal domain-containing protein, which produces MAAMDITRGTRRSRNNSRRRGILGIESAIVMIAFVVVAAALAFVVLNAGFGTTQKSKTTISEGLKSATGAVEVAGLVTGGGNSSTGKLLYYSIPIKLASGAGEVNLQQALTAVKYFSKSVNYDNIYVGTARDSSNASYADVMSMFADVKQADCTYDPSVAATDAINNSGSFQAPAKTCAIIWWSNSIQNNDILDGGEVAVLTIVFESNDQPEQLDVLHSELIISGGSVLTVERSVPVITTSVVNLG; this is translated from the coding sequence ATGGCCGCAATGGATATAACAAGGGGTACAAGAAGGAGCAGGAATAATAGCAGGAGGAGAGGTATCCTAGGTATAGAGTCAGCAATAGTGATGATTGCGTTTGTTGTAGTTGCAGCAGCACTTGCATTTGTGGTACTCAATGCAGGATTTGGAACAACACAGAAGAGCAAGACTACGATAAGTGAAGGTCTAAAGTCTGCAACTGGTGCAGTTGAGGTAGCAGGGTTAGTTACTGGTGGTGGTAACTCCAGCACAGGCAAATTACTGTACTATAGTATACCAATAAAGTTGGCTAGTGGAGCAGGTGAGGTCAACCTTCAACAAGCGTTAACAGCAGTTAAGTACTTCAGTAAGTCAGTTAACTATGACAACATATATGTTGGGACTGCAAGAGATAGCAGTAATGCATCATATGCTGACGTTATGAGTATGTTTGCAGATGTAAAGCAGGCTGACTGTACATACGATCCATCTGTTGCAGCAACTGACGCAATAAACAATTCAGGCTCATTCCAAGCACCAGCTAAGACATGTGCAATAATATGGTGGAGCAACAGTATACAGAATAACGACATACTTGATGGTGGTGAGGTAGCAGTACTTACCATAGTATTTGAGTCAAATGACCAACCAGAGCAGTTAGATGTTCTTCATTCAGAGCTAATAATATCTGGTGGTTCAGTCTTAACAGTAGAGAGGTCAGTGCCAGTCATCACAACTAGTGTAGTGAACCTAGGATAA
- a CDS encoding acyl-CoA synthetase — protein MGFSNFDIRRFDCSSYDALCKSFVWEMPEYFNMGVEMLDKHADTNKIAMYYEGNDGSARIYRFKDLLNMSNRFANTLTDLKIGKGDRIAILVPQGPEALVAMLTAYRIGAIALSMSTLFGTDAIKYRLTDSSAKVLVFDDSLKDKVRPALDGLNIEVFSVHSSSNEFYDLNSILKNGATSFKPVDTRIGDPAHMLYTSGTTGLPKGVLLPHSFLLGCIPCYQLYLEMAPREGDVFWTPSEWAWVAAIGDVLFPSLYFGYPVVVTPRSGKFDPAWAYSIMERYRVTCAYIVPTALRMMRKFKDEPRKEYDLSLRALGSAGEPVGAELVRWCMDKLNVPLNEIYGQTEANIIVTNCYSLMGPKPGSIGKPTPGFIVEVLDENGNIAKPNEIGEIAVKMPNPVAFIGYWNRQEDTAKKVRNGWLYTGDNGYKDAEGFIWFVARTDDLIKAAGYRIGPAEVEEAINQHPAVLESAVVPWHDEIRGHVIKAYVVLKPGHEPSEALKDEIQQSVRKRLAEYAYPRIIEFINELPKTDTGKIKRKELRTMHT, from the coding sequence ATGGGCTTCTCTAATTTCGATATAAGAAGGTTTGACTGTTCAAGTTACGATGCATTATGCAAGAGCTTTGTATGGGAGATGCCAGAGTACTTCAACATGGGAGTTGAGATGCTTGATAAGCATGCAGATACCAACAAGATAGCAATGTACTATGAGGGTAACGATGGTAGTGCAAGGATATACAGGTTCAAAGATCTCTTGAATATGTCAAACAGGTTTGCAAATACGCTAACAGATCTCAAGATAGGCAAGGGGGATAGGATAGCAATACTTGTACCTCAAGGTCCAGAGGCTCTAGTTGCTATGCTAACAGCGTACAGGATTGGTGCAATAGCATTATCCATGAGCACGCTCTTCGGCACAGATGCCATAAAGTACAGACTAACAGATAGCAGTGCAAAAGTGCTTGTATTTGATGATTCCTTGAAAGATAAGGTAAGGCCAGCACTAGATGGACTAAACATAGAGGTATTCTCTGTGCACAGTAGTAGCAATGAGTTCTATGATCTTAACAGTATACTCAAGAATGGCGCAACAAGCTTCAAGCCAGTAGATACAAGGATAGGAGATCCTGCACACATGCTCTACACATCAGGTACAACTGGTCTTCCAAAGGGTGTGCTCCTACCCCACAGCTTTCTGCTTGGATGCATACCATGCTACCAACTCTACCTTGAGATGGCACCAAGGGAAGGGGATGTATTCTGGACACCATCAGAATGGGCTTGGGTTGCTGCAATAGGGGATGTGCTCTTTCCATCACTCTACTTTGGTTATCCTGTTGTTGTAACACCTAGGAGCGGGAAGTTCGATCCAGCATGGGCATACAGCATAATGGAACGTTACAGGGTGACATGTGCATATATAGTGCCTACAGCGTTGAGGATGATGCGTAAGTTCAAGGATGAACCTAGGAAGGAGTATGACCTCTCATTAAGAGCATTGGGGAGTGCTGGGGAGCCAGTTGGTGCAGAACTGGTTAGATGGTGCATGGATAAACTTAACGTGCCATTGAACGAGATATATGGGCAGACAGAGGCAAACATAATAGTTACAAACTGCTACTCTCTCATGGGTCCAAAGCCAGGCTCTATAGGGAAGCCAACGCCAGGGTTCATCGTTGAGGTTCTGGATGAGAATGGTAACATAGCAAAGCCCAATGAGATTGGGGAGATAGCGGTGAAGATGCCTAACCCAGTAGCATTCATAGGCTACTGGAATAGGCAAGAGGATACTGCAAAGAAGGTAAGGAATGGATGGTTATACACTGGAGACAATGGCTACAAGGATGCTGAAGGTTTCATATGGTTTGTTGCAAGGACAGATGATCTGATCAAGGCAGCAGGATACAGGATAGGCCCTGCAGAGGTTGAAGAAGCAATAAACCAGCATCCAGCAGTGCTTGAGAGTGCAGTTGTGCCATGGCATGATGAGATAAGGGGGCATGTGATCAAGGCATATGTTGTGCTCAAACCAGGGCATGAGCCATCTGAAGCGCTGAAGGATGAGATACAGCAGTCAGTTAGGAAGAGGCTTGCAGAGTATGCATATCCAAGGATAATAGAGTTCATAAACGAGTTACCAAAGACAGATACAGGGAAGATAAAGAGGAAGGAGTTAAGGACTATGCATACATAA
- a CDS encoding chemotaxis protein CheD, with protein MGLTGTVSSNRSNATIHVKIGELAVSKDLPLTTIVGSCIACCIYDDKSKIAGMAHIMLPTKKRKDNSDNNNTRDDTKAKYADTGIKNLIDELIKQGANINNLKAKIVGGARVFTHESDEDIFNIGERNAEKVKEVLKSYRISIVAEDIGGRGGRNVTFDPSTLTVRVKSNGYEKVL; from the coding sequence ATGGGTCTTACAGGTACTGTTAGTAGTAATAGGAGCAATGCCACAATACATGTAAAGATAGGTGAGTTAGCAGTAAGTAAAGATCTTCCATTAACAACTATAGTAGGATCATGCATAGCATGTTGCATATACGATGATAAGAGCAAGATAGCAGGGATGGCTCATATAATGCTTCCAACCAAGAAGAGAAAGGATAACAGTGATAACAATAATACCCGTGATGATACAAAGGCAAAGTATGCAGATACTGGGATAAAGAACCTTATAGATGAATTGATAAAACAAGGAGCAAATATCAACAATCTTAAGGCAAAGATAGTTGGAGGGGCTAGAGTATTTACACATGAGAGTGATGAGGATATATTCAACATAGGGGAGAGGAATGCTGAGAAGGTTAAGGAAGTGCTAAAGTCATACAGGATAAGTATAGTTGCTGAAGATATAGGAGGAAGGGGAGGAAGGAATGTAACATTCGATCCTTCAACTCTAACTGTTAGAGTAAAGAGTAATGGATATGAGAAGGTACTATAG
- a CDS encoding chemotaxis protein CheC produces the protein MSITAEGDVDDTKKRGDNRLDIISNILKFTILNRCVNAIDTMLNDKSSIDSISIEHITLDDIYERFDPEHVVFAVYIKGIGDIMLTLLLVIEVEDGKKLASILISNAIDGANVDELTISAIAEFGNILLAGAFTNALTHFTGFNINCTAPGYAKDSLASILEYIVADSDSTEFIYADGKLSFVVNKDLILHISVLIPINDAKRLVDVMLIE, from the coding sequence ATGAGTATCACAGCGGAAGGGGATGTAGATGATACAAAGAAGCGAGGTGATAACAGGCTAGATATTATCTCAAATATTCTAAAATTCACCATACTTAACAGGTGTGTTAATGCAATAGATACAATGTTGAACGATAAGAGTAGTATAGATTCTATAAGCATAGAGCATATAACCCTGGATGATATATATGAGAGGTTTGATCCAGAACATGTTGTATTTGCTGTCTACATCAAGGGTATAGGAGATATAATGCTCACGCTCTTACTTGTTATAGAGGTTGAGGATGGGAAGAAATTGGCATCAATACTGATAAGTAATGCTATAGATGGTGCTAATGTAGATGAACTTACAATATCAGCTATAGCAGAATTTGGTAACATACTCCTAGCAGGAGCATTCACTAATGCTCTTACACACTTTACTGGCTTCAATATAAACTGTACAGCACCAGGGTATGCAAAGGATAGCCTAGCAAGCATACTTGAGTATATAGTTGCTGATAGTGACTCTACAGAGTTCATATATGCTGATGGCAAGTTATCTTTTGTGGTTAACAAAGACCTTATACTACATATATCAGTGCTCATACCAATCAATGATGCAAAGAGGCTAGTCGATGTAATGTTAATTGAGTGA
- a CDS encoding zinc ribbon domain-containing protein, with amino-acid sequence MGQLGYNTRGPLVDKLKNLLNDVQSSYEAFLDAHTLYQEGKMDERAYFVRMGDFLRQFSSLGFLMVKVILELDASIGRERQQQQQEARQTAATATATTAAVAMVKPSPSIEQFMQGVVRTPPAREVQKDTKVCIHCNAIIPARAKFCPKCGKKQQSEAVSKEGEGSSSEVVASKEETDKEKEKEGKKKGRSRKVT; translated from the coding sequence ATGGGTCAACTTGGTTACAATACACGTGGACCATTGGTAGATAAGTTGAAGAACTTGCTCAACGATGTTCAGAGCAGTTATGAAGCCTTCCTAGATGCACATACACTCTACCAAGAGGGTAAGATGGATGAGAGGGCATACTTCGTAAGAATGGGTGATTTCCTTAGACAGTTCTCATCCCTTGGCTTCTTGATGGTCAAGGTGATACTTGAGCTTGATGCAAGCATAGGAAGGGAGAGGCAGCAACAGCAGCAAGAGGCAAGACAGACAGCAGCAACAGCAACAGCAACAACAGCAGCAGTGGCAATGGTTAAACCATCTCCATCAATAGAGCAGTTCATGCAGGGTGTAGTAAGAACCCCTCCTGCAAGAGAGGTGCAGAAGGATACAAAGGTATGCATCCATTGCAATGCTATAATACCTGCAAGAGCAAAGTTCTGTCCAAAGTGTGGTAAGAAACAGCAGAGTGAAGCAGTAAGCAAGGAAGGGGAAGGTAGCAGTAGTGAGGTTGTAGCATCAAAGGAAGAAACAGATAAGGAGAAGGAGAAAGAGGGTAAGAAGAAAGGCAGGAGTAGAAAGGTAACATAA
- the trxA gene encoding thioredoxin: MTKVQKTSIESWEKDVLKSNIPVLVDFWADWCGPCRMVAPVLEELAGEYDGRVRFLKLNVDENQDVAREYEIYSIPTLLLFKNGQVVGQHIGAAPKDVIRRFIEESLRS, encoded by the coding sequence ATGACAAAGGTACAGAAGACCAGCATAGAGTCATGGGAGAAGGATGTGTTGAAATCCAACATACCTGTTCTTGTTGATTTCTGGGCAGATTGGTGTGGACCATGCAGGATGGTTGCTCCAGTCCTTGAAGAACTTGCTGGTGAGTATGATGGAAGGGTGAGGTTCCTCAAACTCAACGTTGATGAGAATCAAGATGTTGCAAGGGAGTATGAGATATACAGTATACCAACGCTATTGCTCTTCAAGAATGGGCAGGTTGTAGGGCAGCATATAGGTGCTGCACCAAAGGATGTGATAAGGAGATTCATAGAGGAGTCGTTGAGGAGTTAG
- a CDS encoding type II/IV secretion system ATPase subunit: MSIQIKNKKFQELISKYRYLREYVERFVSTGYSVPAFYEKLEDSLKFVKKPNVLYPISEQVFIHVYAMQESADGYTIYGVIEPPEPHPLLMQAINKIFAIHAGSISPPNEYQEKFLILDEFLANTCVKVNGSVDYSKAMLKNNKVLVNAEEFEYLKYHFIRRRIGLSLLEPFLTDPYLEDITIMGNGNVYVVHKLFGPLKSSVWLSNDDVEELMINMAEQVGKTISHARPVVDATLPEGSRINIVFGKDISRRGTNATVRRFASVPLSITQIVASNTLDAREAAYLWMMINEGMSIFICGETASGKTTTLMASCAFINPTWKVVSIEDTPEITLPHANWTSEVTRDTGNPQSSVTMFDLLKAALRQRPNYILVGEIRGAEGNIAFQAMQTGHPVISTFHAATVASLIQRLTNEPINVPKTHIDNLNIALFQSAVQGKQGKLVRRVLSINEIIGYNPATDSIMFIPVFNWDPGEDIALYRGKGSSALFATKLLVRRGLSKKDESLLYDELEMRASIIKHWISNKIFNYHDVYNNIVKVKEMGLQAYMERMGVKYEIVK, translated from the coding sequence ATGTCTATACAGATAAAGAACAAGAAGTTCCAAGAACTCATAAGCAAGTACAGATACCTTAGAGAATATGTTGAGAGGTTTGTAAGCACTGGCTATAGTGTACCAGCGTTCTATGAGAAGTTGGAGGATAGCCTCAAGTTTGTCAAGAAGCCTAATGTACTCTATCCAATAAGCGAGCAGGTATTCATACATGTATATGCTATGCAAGAGAGTGCAGATGGCTACACCATTTATGGTGTAATAGAACCTCCAGAGCCCCATCCTCTTCTTATGCAAGCAATAAACAAGATATTTGCTATACATGCTGGTTCCATAAGTCCTCCAAATGAGTATCAGGAGAAGTTCCTCATCCTAGATGAGTTCCTAGCAAATACATGCGTGAAGGTGAATGGGAGTGTTGATTACTCAAAGGCTATGCTAAAGAACAATAAGGTGCTTGTTAATGCTGAGGAGTTTGAATACCTGAAGTACCACTTCATAAGGAGAAGGATAGGCCTTAGCCTATTAGAGCCATTCCTCACAGACCCTTACCTAGAGGATATAACAATAATGGGTAATGGGAATGTTTATGTGGTTCACAAACTCTTTGGACCATTAAAGTCTAGCGTATGGCTAAGCAATGATGATGTTGAGGAACTCATGATAAACATGGCTGAGCAGGTAGGCAAGACAATATCACATGCTAGACCTGTGGTTGATGCTACTCTTCCTGAAGGTTCAAGGATAAACATAGTCTTTGGTAAGGATATAAGCAGAAGGGGTACAAATGCTACTGTTAGAAGGTTTGCTAGTGTGCCTCTATCAATAACGCAGATAGTTGCATCAAACACACTAGATGCTAGAGAGGCAGCATACCTATGGATGATGATAAATGAGGGTATGAGTATATTCATATGTGGAGAGACAGCATCTGGTAAGACAACAACCCTCATGGCTTCATGTGCGTTCATAAACCCTACATGGAAGGTTGTTAGCATAGAGGATACACCTGAGATAACACTACCACATGCCAACTGGACTAGTGAGGTTACAAGGGATACAGGTAACCCTCAATCTAGCGTTACCATGTTTGATCTTCTAAAGGCAGCGTTGAGGCAGAGACCAAACTACATACTGGTTGGGGAGATAAGGGGTGCAGAAGGAAATATAGCATTTCAAGCAATGCAGACTGGGCATCCTGTTATAAGCACTTTCCATGCAGCAACTGTAGCAAGTCTTATACAGAGGCTAACAAATGAGCCAATAAATGTTCCTAAAACCCATATAGACAATCTTAACATAGCGCTCTTTCAGAGCGCAGTACAAGGCAAGCAGGGTAAACTTGTTAGGAGAGTGCTCAGCATAAACGAGATAATAGGCTATAATCCTGCAACTGATAGCATAATGTTCATTCCCGTATTCAACTGGGACCCTGGAGAGGATATAGCATTGTATAGGGGTAAGGGTAGCAGTGCACTATTCGCTACCAAACTGCTAGTAAGAAGGGGATTATCAAAGAAGGATGAGTCATTGCTCTATGATGAGTTGGAGATGAGAGCATCTATAATAAAGCATTGGATAAGCAACAAGATCTTCAACTATCATGATGTATACAATAACATAGTGAAGGTTAAGGAGATGGGCTTACAAGCATACATGGAGAGGATGGGTGTAAAGTATGAGATTGTTAAGTAA
- a CDS encoding methyl-accepting chemotaxis protein, with the protein MQVGKAVGFTPSRDNGSSKGKGKEATLEEIADLAYRLTDNTIKAIEEIEKINEEIHLLAVNALIEAARAGEAGKTFSVVASYMSELNKKVESITRRIKDEMNMQELSNVIREQSIIVKGNRLADIALTNIDMVDRSLYERASDVTWWAHDSYVIEVLKNKNRDSIRNVEKRLSIILDAYTVYHDIVVCDIDGNIVASGRNPTLKGKNCKDTEWFKTAFKSRFGFEYPNYSPLADNRLVFIFSSVIRDDSGSTIGVLANIFKWKEFAQRIVENIPLSDKEKRYTRACITNNEGLIFADSAGKIFDTIEFNGRDELFNNAREFIVGEVKGKRCIVAHALSQGYENYSSGLHSLLIQELI; encoded by the coding sequence ATGCAAGTAGGTAAAGCTGTTGGCTTTACACCTAGCAGGGATAATGGCAGTAGTAAAGGTAAAGGTAAGGAGGCTACGCTTGAGGAGATAGCAGATCTAGCATACAGGTTAACAGATAACACCATTAAGGCCATAGAGGAGATAGAGAAGATAAACGAGGAGATACACCTACTAGCTGTTAACGCACTCATAGAAGCAGCAAGGGCAGGTGAGGCAGGGAAGACGTTCAGTGTTGTTGCAAGTTACATGAGTGAGTTGAATAAGAAGGTTGAGAGTATAACTAGGAGAATAAAGGATGAGATGAATATGCAGGAGTTAAGCAATGTAATAAGGGAACAGTCTATCATAGTTAAAGGTAATAGATTGGCAGATATTGCATTAACAAACATAGATATGGTTGATAGGAGCCTGTATGAGAGGGCTAGTGATGTTACATGGTGGGCTCATGATTCATATGTTATTGAAGTGTTGAAGAATAAGAATAGGGATAGTATAAGAAACGTTGAGAAGAGATTATCAATAATACTTGATGCCTACACAGTGTATCATGATATAGTTGTATGCGATATAGATGGCAATATAGTTGCAAGTGGTAGGAATCCTACTCTGAAGGGGAAGAACTGTAAGGATACTGAGTGGTTCAAGACAGCATTCAAGAGCAGGTTTGGGTTTGAGTACCCTAATTACTCTCCATTGGCAGATAACAGGCTAGTGTTTATATTCTCAAGTGTTATAAGGGATGATTCTGGTAGTACTATAGGGGTGTTAGCAAACATATTCAAATGGAAGGAGTTTGCTCAGAGGATAGTTGAGAATATACCACTATCGGATAAGGAGAAGAGGTATACAAGGGCATGTATAACGAACAATGAAGGGCTAATATTTGCAGACTCTGCTGGAAAGATATTCGATACCATAGAGTTCAATGGAAGAGATGAACTATTCAATAATGCTAGAGAGTTCATTGTAGGAGAGGTTAAAGGGAAGAGATGCATAGTTGCACATGCACTATCGCAAGGTTATGAGAACTACTCCTCTGGCTTACATTCATTGCTCATACAAGAACTAATATAA
- a CDS encoding radical SAM protein — protein sequence MVHASDARNIVNMLKDPMYWRIASKAIKSMLGKRSPFYGSVDVTNYCNLHCSHCYWWASRNSSLQELSVEGWKYVIDELFKKRYNVVHVYLLGGEPYLRPDVIELFSNEMYGKCTVVTNATLPIKFFKGIVLYIFSVDGPREVHDMIRGKTYDKVRQNIMEFTNTYGRKGKGFYTTVNVTINSLNYKHVGEMVKEWEGIVEGIVFQFYTPFSENDPLWLPFGKERDALIDELIRLKREHYEFILNTEAQLNVSRKPWGSRCPNWMCIAVDAFGRIKSPCSMGSADPNMPSPICEKCGCLGNCLAYTYGLRGDPNKEYDVYARDMANNIRFRQSSLLHR from the coding sequence ATGGTCCATGCTAGCGATGCAAGGAATATAGTAAATATGCTAAAGGATCCCATGTATTGGAGGATCGCATCCAAGGCTATAAAGTCCATGCTGGGCAAGAGGAGTCCATTCTATGGCTCTGTAGATGTAACTAATTACTGCAACCTACATTGCTCGCACTGTTACTGGTGGGCTAGCAGGAATTCATCATTACAGGAGTTAAGTGTGGAAGGATGGAAGTATGTTATAGATGAGTTATTCAAGAAGAGGTACAATGTAGTGCATGTATATCTGCTTGGAGGAGAGCCTTATCTTAGGCCTGATGTTATAGAACTCTTCAGTAACGAGATGTATGGTAAGTGTACTGTAGTCACTAACGCTACTCTACCCATCAAGTTCTTCAAGGGTATAGTGCTCTACATCTTCTCTGTAGATGGGCCTAGAGAGGTTCATGATATGATAAGAGGCAAGACATACGATAAGGTAAGGCAGAATATAATGGAATTCACAAACACCTATGGAAGGAAGGGCAAGGGCTTCTATACCACAGTCAACGTTACTATAAACTCCTTGAACTATAAGCATGTAGGAGAGATGGTGAAGGAGTGGGAGGGCATAGTTGAGGGCATAGTATTTCAGTTCTATACTCCATTCAGTGAGAACGATCCTCTATGGCTTCCATTTGGCAAGGAGAGGGATGCACTTATAGATGAACTTATAAGGCTGAAGAGGGAGCATTACGAGTTCATCCTCAACACTGAAGCACAGTTGAATGTTAGCAGGAAGCCTTGGGGTAGTAGATGCCCTAACTGGATGTGCATAGCAGTAGATGCCTTTGGTAGGATAAAGAGCCCATGCAGTATGGGTAGTGCAGATCCAAACATGCCAAGTCCCATATGCGAGAAGTGTGGCTGCCTTGGCAACTGTCTAGCATATACATATGGGTTGAGGGGAGATCCAAACAAGGAGTATGATGTGTATGCTAGGGATATGGCCAATAATATACGCTTTAGGCAATCATCTCTACTGCATAGATAG
- a CDS encoding CheR family methyltransferase, producing the protein MLVIDEHYYNRLRDIIRVRVGIDISCYSKSFIARRIEFRMNIYNIKDYNDYLRLLECSDEVKAFVADLSINVTEFFRDPDVFDRFKELLKGYRSARIWSIGCASGEEPYTIAIIAKDNGVRCSILASDINKNAIEYAKKGLYPSKSIRNVPKDILAKYFTLTDDGYAVRNDVKDMVTFEVRDITKSIYTGQFDFIFCRNMLIYMDHVSKERIINNICNAMKPHSYLILGKSEYVHNCSMLSCIDTKAKIYIKV; encoded by the coding sequence ATGCTGGTGATAGATGAGCACTATTATAATAGATTAAGGGATATAATCAGGGTTAGAGTTGGTATAGATATCTCATGCTATAGCAAGAGCTTCATAGCAAGGAGGATTGAGTTCAGAATGAATATTTACAATATCAAGGATTACAATGATTACCTTAGACTCCTTGAATGTAGTGATGAGGTTAAGGCATTTGTAGCAGATCTAAGCATAAATGTTACAGAATTCTTCAGGGATCCAGATGTATTTGATAGGTTTAAAGAATTGCTCAAAGGTTATAGGAGTGCAAGGATATGGAGTATAGGTTGTGCTAGTGGAGAGGAGCCATACACTATAGCAATCATAGCAAAGGATAATGGTGTTAGATGTAGCATACTTGCCAGTGATATAAACAAGAATGCTATAGAGTATGCAAAGAAGGGGCTATACCCATCCAAATCTATAAGGAATGTTCCTAAGGATATTCTAGCAAAGTACTTCACCTTAACAGATGATGGGTATGCAGTAAGGAATGATGTGAAGGATATGGTGACATTTGAGGTTAGGGATATTACAAAAAGCATCTATACAGGACAATTTGATTTCATCTTCTGTAGGAATATGCTGATATATATGGATCATGTAAGTAAGGAGAGGATAATAAATAATATATGCAATGCAATGAAGCCTCATAGCTACCTCATACTTGGCAAGTCGGAGTATGTACATAACTGTAGCATGCTATCATGCATAGATACTAAAGCAAAGATATACATAAAGGTCTAA